The Miscanthus floridulus cultivar M001 chromosome 17, ASM1932011v1, whole genome shotgun sequence genome has a window encoding:
- the LOC136515077 gene encoding carbon catabolite repressor protein 4 homolog 4-like isoform X2 yields the protein MPSDCAHNLPLLLIRRCSRSAASPSPAGDRRLSFLPVCKRRMSTLAQPRFAPLPTEQIESQTDAVDAGYQFRLVSYNILAQVYVKSTFFPHSSSACLKWKSRSKAILTELKSFDADLMCIQSWMSMIPSTRKIWKTLDIQVFTFSDLETKEMAVVYSINLKELVQKEGIHYNDLVEKYVPSDHVNSALENNSSTEEDKNAKTDNSKRGDPNDPRVRLKRDCVGLIAAFKLSDPCDHILIVANTHIYWDPEWIDVKLAQAKYLLSRVSQFEQLISNKYNCKPSVIIAGDFNSTPGDKVYNCLVSANLESTDEAPIKLCSLYAANGGEPEYTNYTPGFTGTLDYIFLSDGSSIKPTSLLCLPRGDSEDVKGGLPNFQHPSDHLPIGADFLVVNS from the exons ATGCCGAGTGACTGTGCACATAACCTACCTCTCCTCCTCATCCGCCGCTGCTCGAGATCCGCGGCCAGCCCATCTCCTGCCGGTGACCGGCGGCTCTCCTTTCTCCC GGTTTGCAAGCGGCGGATGAGCACGCTGGCGCAGCCCAGGTTCGCCCCTCTCCCTACGGAGCAAATTGAATCCCAAACAGATGCCG TGGATGCAGGGTACCAGTTCCGGCTGGTCTCTTACAACATCTTGGCCCAG GTTTATGTTAAGAGTACGTTTTTTCCTCATTCTTCATCTGCGTGCCTCAA GTGGAAATCTCGATCGAAAGCTATTCTTACAGAACTGAAGAGCTTTGATGCTGACCTCATGTGCATACA GAGTTGGATGAGTATGATACCTTCTACAAGAAAAATATGGAAAACTCTGGATATTCAAGTATTTACATTCAGCGATCTGGAGACAAAAGAGATGGCTGTGGTATATTCTATAAACTTAAAAg AACTCGTGCAGAAAGAAGGAATACATTACAATGATTTAGTGGAAAAATATGTTCCTAGTGATCATGTAAATAGTGCCCTGGAAAATAATTCTTCAACAGAAGAAG ACAAGAATGCAAAAACAGATAATAGCAAGCGTGGAGATCCAAATGATCCACGCGTAAGATTGAAGCGTGACTGTGTTGGTCTAATCGCAGCTTTCAAGCTTAGTGATCCTTGTGATCACATTTTAATTGTGGCAAACACAcatatttattg GGACCCAGAATGGATCGATGTAAAGTTAGCTCAGGCAAAATACCTTCTTTCGAGAGTATCTCAGTTTGAGCAACTCATCTCAAATAAATATAATTGTAAACCTTCAGTGATCATTGCTGGTGACTTCAATTCGACCCCTGGTGACAAG GTATACAATTGCCTTGTATCTGCCAACCTAGAATCTACAGATGAAGCTCCAATCAAGTTATGCAGCCTTTATGCTGCAAATGGAGGGGAGCCAGAGTACACAAATTACACTCCTGGTTTTACTGGAACACTGGACTACATATTCTTGTCGGATGGTAGTTCAATAAAACCTACTAGCCTACTTTGTTTGCCGCGAGGGGATTCTGAGGATGTGAAAGGAGGCTTGCCCAACTTTCAACATCCTAGCGATCATCTACCAATTGGTGCTGATTTTCTTGTAGTTAACAGCTAG
- the LOC136515077 gene encoding carbon catabolite repressor protein 4 homolog 4-like isoform X3, protein MPSDCAHNLPLLLIRRCSRSAASPSPAGDRRLSFLPVCKRRMSTLAQPRFAPLPTEQIESQTDAVDAGYQFRLVSYNILAQVYVKSTFFPHSSSACLKWKSRSKAILTELKSFDADLMCIQELDEYDTFYKKNMENSGYSSIYIQRSGDKRDGCELVQKEGIHYNDLVEKYVPSDHVNSALENNSSTEEDKNAKTDNSKRGDPNDPRVRLKRDCVGLIAAFKLSDPCDHILIVANTHIYWDPEWIDVKLAQAKYLLSRVSQFEQLISNKYNCKPSVIIAGDFNSTPGDKVYNCLVSANLESTDEAPIKLCSLYAANGGEPEYTNYTPGFTGTLDYIFLSDGSSIKPTSLLCLPRGDSEDVKGGLPNFQHPSDHLPIGADFLVVNS, encoded by the exons ATGCCGAGTGACTGTGCACATAACCTACCTCTCCTCCTCATCCGCCGCTGCTCGAGATCCGCGGCCAGCCCATCTCCTGCCGGTGACCGGCGGCTCTCCTTTCTCCC GGTTTGCAAGCGGCGGATGAGCACGCTGGCGCAGCCCAGGTTCGCCCCTCTCCCTACGGAGCAAATTGAATCCCAAACAGATGCCG TGGATGCAGGGTACCAGTTCCGGCTGGTCTCTTACAACATCTTGGCCCAG GTTTATGTTAAGAGTACGTTTTTTCCTCATTCTTCATCTGCGTGCCTCAA GTGGAAATCTCGATCGAAAGCTATTCTTACAGAACTGAAGAGCTTTGATGCTGACCTCATGTGCATACAG GAGTTGGATGAGTATGATACCTTCTACAAGAAAAATATGGAAAACTCTGGATATTCAAGTATTTACATTCAGCGATCTGGAGACAAAAGAGATGGCTGTG AACTCGTGCAGAAAGAAGGAATACATTACAATGATTTAGTGGAAAAATATGTTCCTAGTGATCATGTAAATAGTGCCCTGGAAAATAATTCTTCAACAGAAGAAG ACAAGAATGCAAAAACAGATAATAGCAAGCGTGGAGATCCAAATGATCCACGCGTAAGATTGAAGCGTGACTGTGTTGGTCTAATCGCAGCTTTCAAGCTTAGTGATCCTTGTGATCACATTTTAATTGTGGCAAACACAcatatttattg GGACCCAGAATGGATCGATGTAAAGTTAGCTCAGGCAAAATACCTTCTTTCGAGAGTATCTCAGTTTGAGCAACTCATCTCAAATAAATATAATTGTAAACCTTCAGTGATCATTGCTGGTGACTTCAATTCGACCCCTGGTGACAAG GTATACAATTGCCTTGTATCTGCCAACCTAGAATCTACAGATGAAGCTCCAATCAAGTTATGCAGCCTTTATGCTGCAAATGGAGGGGAGCCAGAGTACACAAATTACACTCCTGGTTTTACTGGAACACTGGACTACATATTCTTGTCGGATGGTAGTTCAATAAAACCTACTAGCCTACTTTGTTTGCCGCGAGGGGATTCTGAGGATGTGAAAGGAGGCTTGCCCAACTTTCAACATCCTAGCGATCATCTACCAATTGGTGCTGATTTTCTTGTAGTTAACAGCTAG
- the LOC136515077 gene encoding carbon catabolite repressor protein 4 homolog 4-like isoform X1 gives MPSDCAHNLPLLLIRRCSRSAASPSPAGDRRLSFLPVCKRRMSTLAQPRFAPLPTEQIESQTDAVDAGYQFRLVSYNILAQVYVKSTFFPHSSSACLKWKSRSKAILTELKSFDADLMCIQELDEYDTFYKKNMENSGYSSIYIQRSGDKRDGCGIFYKLKSAELVQKEGIHYNDLVEKYVPSDHVNSALENNSSTEEDKNAKTDNSKRGDPNDPRVRLKRDCVGLIAAFKLSDPCDHILIVANTHIYWDPEWIDVKLAQAKYLLSRVSQFEQLISNKYNCKPSVIIAGDFNSTPGDKVYNCLVSANLESTDEAPIKLCSLYAANGGEPEYTNYTPGFTGTLDYIFLSDGSSIKPTSLLCLPRGDSEDVKGGLPNFQHPSDHLPIGADFLVVNS, from the exons ATGCCGAGTGACTGTGCACATAACCTACCTCTCCTCCTCATCCGCCGCTGCTCGAGATCCGCGGCCAGCCCATCTCCTGCCGGTGACCGGCGGCTCTCCTTTCTCCC GGTTTGCAAGCGGCGGATGAGCACGCTGGCGCAGCCCAGGTTCGCCCCTCTCCCTACGGAGCAAATTGAATCCCAAACAGATGCCG TGGATGCAGGGTACCAGTTCCGGCTGGTCTCTTACAACATCTTGGCCCAG GTTTATGTTAAGAGTACGTTTTTTCCTCATTCTTCATCTGCGTGCCTCAA GTGGAAATCTCGATCGAAAGCTATTCTTACAGAACTGAAGAGCTTTGATGCTGACCTCATGTGCATACAG GAGTTGGATGAGTATGATACCTTCTACAAGAAAAATATGGAAAACTCTGGATATTCAAGTATTTACATTCAGCGATCTGGAGACAAAAGAGATGGCTGTGGTATATTCTATAAACTTAAAAg TGCAGAACTCGTGCAGAAAGAAGGAATACATTACAATGATTTAGTGGAAAAATATGTTCCTAGTGATCATGTAAATAGTGCCCTGGAAAATAATTCTTCAACAGAAGAAG ACAAGAATGCAAAAACAGATAATAGCAAGCGTGGAGATCCAAATGATCCACGCGTAAGATTGAAGCGTGACTGTGTTGGTCTAATCGCAGCTTTCAAGCTTAGTGATCCTTGTGATCACATTTTAATTGTGGCAAACACAcatatttattg GGACCCAGAATGGATCGATGTAAAGTTAGCTCAGGCAAAATACCTTCTTTCGAGAGTATCTCAGTTTGAGCAACTCATCTCAAATAAATATAATTGTAAACCTTCAGTGATCATTGCTGGTGACTTCAATTCGACCCCTGGTGACAAG GTATACAATTGCCTTGTATCTGCCAACCTAGAATCTACAGATGAAGCTCCAATCAAGTTATGCAGCCTTTATGCTGCAAATGGAGGGGAGCCAGAGTACACAAATTACACTCCTGGTTTTACTGGAACACTGGACTACATATTCTTGTCGGATGGTAGTTCAATAAAACCTACTAGCCTACTTTGTTTGCCGCGAGGGGATTCTGAGGATGTGAAAGGAGGCTTGCCCAACTTTCAACATCCTAGCGATCATCTACCAATTGGTGCTGATTTTCTTGTAGTTAACAGCTAG
- the LOC136516755 gene encoding probable folate-biopterin transporter 7, with the protein MEKEEKQELEGAAAAARRRLVIGVGFWVQGFRLFPWLGVNFFLKDGMGVAASSLQILQASANLPMVAKPLLGLLSDAVPIRGHRRLPYVAIGALLQAISWLAIALWQDISLQVLTIFLLLSNFGASICEVANDAIVAEAGKIVTSSSGSGQLQSFAWMFGSSAGALGNLLGGIALSYFSPKIMFLFFAILLLLQFFTTVAIPESSLKLPKAATATNLSALTSIRKQVKELSCALSMPEMFWSIIWFTVSYAVIPFLLGTMFFYQTEVLRLDSSVIGLSKVFGQVALLAWSMSYNKYFKTMSARKVLSVLQFVTAVIMLSDVLFVQGIYRKVGIPDSIYTIVFSGLLEGLMFFKVLPFSVHIAKLCPAGCEGSVMAFVMSALALATIVSGYLGVALAALMGVSGDDFSALPACLLIEAACTMLPLCCSSLIKERREKEKKEE; encoded by the exons ATGGAGAAGGAGGAGAAGCAGGAGCTGGAGggtgccgcggcggcggcgaggcggcggcTGGTGATCGGGGTGGGGTTCTGGGTGCAGGGCTTCCGCCTCTTCCCGTGGCTGGGCGTCAATTTCTTCCTCAAGGACGGCATGGGCGTCGCCGCCTCCTCGCTGCAGATCCTCCAGGCCTCCGCCAACCTGCCCATGGTCGCCAAGCCGCTCCTTGGCCTCCTCTCCGATGCCGTCCCCATACGCGGCCATCGCCGCCTGCCCTACGTCGCCATCGGCG CTCTCTTGCAGGCAATTTCATGGCTGGCAATTGCACTTTGGCAAGATATCTCTCTTCAGGTTCTTACCATTTTTCTCCTCTTGAGCAACTTTGGTGCTTCCATATGTGAGGTTGCCAATGATGCCATTGTGGCGGAGGCTGGGAAGATAGTGACATCTTCCTCGGGATCGGGTCAGCTTCAATCGTTTGCTTGGATGTTCGGCTCCTCTGCTGGTGCTTTAGGaaacctccttggaggcattgcTCTCAGCTATTTTTCTCCCAAAATCATGTTTCTGTTTTTCGCAATCCTTCTCCTGCTCCAGTTCTTCACAACCGTGGCTATACCTGAGAGCTCTCTCAAACTCCCAAAGGCAGCTACTGCTACCAATCTATCAGCACTCACCAGCATCCGTAAGCAAGTCAAAGAGCTGTCATGTGCCCTATCTATGCCTGAAATGTTTTGGTCAATCATATGGTTTACAGTGTCTTACGCCGTCATACCTTTTCTACTTGGGACCATGTTCTTCTATCAGACTGAAGTGTTAAGACTAGACTCATCAGTTATCGGCTTATCAAAGGTGTTTGGGCAAGTAGCTCTCTTGGCTTGGAGCATGTCATACAACAAGTACTTCAAAACAATGTCCGCCCGGAAGGTCCTATCAGTTCTGCAGTTTGTCACAGCAGTCATAATGTTGTCAGATGTGTTATTCGTTCAGGGAATATACAGAAAGGTTGGAATACCAGACTCCATATACACAATTGTCTTCTCCGGGTTGCTCGAGGGTCTTATGTTTTTCAAGGTGCTGCCCTTCAGTGTTCATATTGCAAAACTTTGCCCTGCTGGTTGCGAGGGATCCGTAATGGCCTTTGTCATGTCCGCACTTGCCCTTGCCACTATCGTCAGTGGCTATCTTGGAGTTGCTCTTGCTGCCTTAATGGGAGTATCTGGAGATGATTTCTCAGCACTGCCAGCTTGCCTGTTGATTGAGGCTGCGTGCACAATGCTGCCACTATGTTGCTCGTCTTTGATCAAAGAGAgaagagaaaaggagaagaaagaagagtAG
- the LOC136518388 gene encoding sm-like protein LSM5 encodes MSQNNPSQLLPSELIDRCIGSKIWVIMKGDKELVGTLCGFDVYVNMVLEDVIEYEYTAEGRRITKLDQILLNGNNIAILVPGGSPPDV; translated from the exons ATGTCTCAGAATAACCCCTCCCAGCTCCTCCCCTCAG AGCTGATCGACCGGTGCATCGGGTCCAAGATCTGGGTGATCATGAAGGGGGACAAGGAGCTCGTTGGCACCCTCTGCGGCTTTGATGTCTACGTCAATATGGTGCTGGAGGACGTCATCGAGTA TGAATACACTGCTGAAGGGCGCCGCATTACAAAGCTCGACCAGATCCTCCTGAACGGCAACAACATAGCCATT TTAGTTCCTGGTGGTTCACCACCCGATGTGTAA